A single region of the Pan troglodytes isolate AG18354 chromosome 22, NHGRI_mPanTro3-v2.0_pri, whole genome shotgun sequence genome encodes:
- the SON gene encoding protein SON isoform X3: MATNIEQIFRSFVVSKFREIQQELSSGRNEGQLNGETNTPIEGNQAGDAAASARSLPNEEIVQKIEEVLSGVLDTELRYKPDLKEASRKSRCVSVQTDPTDEIPTKKSKKHKKHKNKKKKKKKEKEKKYKRQPEESESKTKSHDDGNIDLESDSFLKFDSEPSAVALELPTRAFGLSETNESPAVVLEPPVVSMEVSEPHILETLKPATKTAELSVVSTSVISEQSEQSVAVMPEPSMTKILDSFAAAPVPTTTVVLKSSEPVVTMSVEYQMKSVLKSVESTSPEPSKIMLVEPPVAKVLEPSETLVVSSETPTEVYPEPSTSTTMDFPESSAIEALRLPEQPVDVPSEIADSSMTRPQELPELPKTTALELQESSVASAMELPGPPATSMPELQGPPVTPVLELPGPSATPVPELPGPLSTPVPELPGPPATAVPELPGPSVTPVPQLSQELPGLPAPSMGLEPPQEVPEPPVMAQELPGLPLVTAAVELPEQPAVTVAMELTEQPVTTTELEQPVGMTTVEHPGHPEVTTATGLLGQPEATMVLELPGQPVATTALELPGQPSVTGVPELPGLPSATRALELSGQPVATGALELPGPLMAAGALEFSGQSGAAGALELLGQPLATGVLELPGQPGAPELPGQPVATVALEISVQSVVTTSELSTMTVSQSLEVPSTTALESYNTVAQELPTTLVGETSVTVGVDPLMAPESHILASNTMETHILASNTMDSQMLASNTMDSQMLASNTMDSQMLASSTMDSQMLATSSMDSQMLATSSMDSQMLATSTMDSQMLATSSMDSQMLATSSMDSQMLATSSMDSQMLATSSMDSQMLATSTMDSQMLATSTMDSQMLATSSMDSQMLASGTMDSQMLASGTMDAQMLASGTMDAQMLASSTQDSAMLGSKSPDPYRLAQDPYRLAQDPYRLGHDPYRLGHDAYRLGQDPYRLGHDPYRLTPDPYRMSPRPYRIAPRSYRIAPRPYRLAPRPLMLASRRSMMMSYAAERSMMSSYERSMMSYERSMMSPMAERSMMSAYERSMMSAYERSMMSPMAERSMMSAYERSMMSAYERSMMSPMADRSMMSMGADRSMMSSYSAADRSMMSSYSAADRSMMSSYTADRSMMSMAADSYTDSYTDTYTEAYMVPPLPPEEPPTMPPLPPEEPPMTPPLPPEEPPEGPALPTEQSALTAENTWPTEVPSLPSEESVSQPEPPVSQSEISEPSAVLTDYSVSASDPSVLVSEAAVTVPEPPPEPESSITLTPVESAVVAEEHEVVPERPVTCMVSETPAMSAEPTVLASEPPVMSETAETFDSMRASGHVASEVSTSLLVPAVTTPVLAESILEPPAMAAPESSAMAVLESSAVTVLESSTVTVLESSTVTVLEPSVVTVPEPPVVAEPDYVTIPVPVVSALEPSVPVLEPAVSVLQPSMIVSEPSVSVQESTVTVSEPAVTVSEQTQVIPTEVAIESTPMILESSIMSSHVMKGINLSSGDQNLAPEIGMQEIALHSGEEPHAEEHLKGDSYESEHGINIDLNINNHLIAKEMEHNTVCAAGTSPVGEIGEEKILPTSETKQCTVLDTYPGVSEADAGETLSSTGPFALEPDATGTSKGIEFITASTLSSVNKYDVDLSLTTQDTEHDMVISTSPSGGSEADIEGPLPAKDIHLDLPSNNNLVSKDTEEPLPVKESDQTLAALLSPKESSGGEKEVPPPPKETLSDSGFSANIEDINEADLVRPLLPKDMERLTSLRAGIEGPLLASDVGRDRSAASPVVSSMPERASESSSEEKDDYEIFVKVKDTHEKSKKNKNRDKGEKEKKRDSSLRSRSKRSKSSEHKSRKRTSESRSRARKRSSKSKSHRSQTRSRSRSRRRRRSSRSRSKSRGRRSVSKEKRKRSPKHRSKSRERKRKRSSSRDNRKTVRARSRTPSRRSRSHTPSRRRRSRSVGRRRSFSISPSRRSRTPSRRSRTPSRRSRTPSRRSRTPSRRSRTPSRRSRTPSRRRRSRSVVRRRSFSISPVRLRRSRTPLRRRFSRSPIRRKRSRSSERGRSPKRLTDLDKAQLLEIAKANAAAMCAKAGVPLPPNLKPAPPPTIEEKVAKKSGGATIEELTEKCKQIAQSKEDDDVIVNKPHVSDEEEEEPPFYHHPFKLSEPKPIFFNLNIAAAKPTPPKSQVTLTKEFPVSSGSQHRKKEADSVYGEWVPVEKNGEENKDDDNVFSSNLPSEGRVKRQGRVRRQMKQPAASHLTVTRCNSLCGTKPQSEKHRIAENSVITSLPNIGPSLHLWEGSPRYNYLASRFASRLYSSRFWW; the protein is encoded by the exons ATGGCGACCAACATCGAGCAGATTTTTAGGTCTTTCGTGGTCAGTAAATTCCGGGAAATTCAACAGGAGCTTTCCAG TGGAAGGAATGAAGGCCAGCTGAATGGTGAAACAAATACACCCATTGAAGGAAACCAGGCGGGTGATGCAGCTGCCTCTGCCAGGAGTCTACCAAATGAAGAAATAGTGCAGAAGATAGAGGAAGTACTTTCTGGGGTCTTAGATACAGAACTACGATATAAGCCAG ACTTGAAAGAGGCCTCCAGAAAAAGTAGATGTGTATCTGTACAAACAGATCCTACTGATGAAATTCCCActaaaaagtcaaagaagcataaaaagcacaaaaacaaaaagaagaaaaagaagaaagaaaaggaaaaaaaatataaaagacagcCAGAAGAATCTGAGTCAAAGACGAAATCTCATGATGATGGGAACATAGATTTAGAATCTGATTCCTTTTTAAAGTTTGATTCTGAACCTTCAGCTGTGGCGCTGGAGCTTCCTACAAGAGCATTTGGCCTATCTGAGACCAATGAATCCCCTGCAGTTGTGCTAGAACCTCCTGTAGTATCAATGGAGGTATCAGAGCCACACATCTTAGAAACTCTGAAGCCAGCTACAAAAACTGCAGAACTGTCAGTTGTATCTACATCAGTAATCTCAGAGCAGTCAGAGCAGTCTGTGGCAGTAATGCCAGAACCATCCATGACAAAGATTCTGGATTCCTTTGCAGCAGCACCAGTGCCTACTACAACAGTGGTGTTGAAGTCATCTGAGCCGGTTGTAACAATGTCAGTGGAGTATCAGATGAAGTCTGTGCTGAAATCTGTGGAGAGCACATCTCCAGAGCCATCAAAGATCATGTTGGTAGAGCCCCCAGTAGCAAAAGTGTTAGAGCCTTCAGAAACCCTTGTGGTATCATCAGAGACACCTACTGAGGTGTACCCTGAGCCAAGCACATCAACAACAATGGATTTTCCAGAGTCATCTGCAATTGAAGCGCTAAGATTGCCAGAGCAGCCTGTAGACGTACCATCGGAGATTGCAGATTCATCCATGACAAGACCGCAGGAGTTGCCGGAGCTGCCTAAGACCACAGCGTTGGAGCTGCAGGAGTCGTCGGTGGCCTCAGCGATGGAGTTGCCGGGGCCACCTGCGACCTCCATGCCGGAGTTGCAGGGGCCCCCTGTGACTCCAGTGCTGGAGTTACCTGGGCCCTCTGCTACCCCGGTGCCAGAGTTGCCAGGGCCCCTTTCTACCCCAGTGCCTGAGTTGCCAGGGCCCCCTGCGACAGCAGTGCCTGAGTTGCCAGGGCCCTCTGTGACACCAGTGCCACAGTTGTCGCAGGAATTGCCAGGGCTTCCAGCACCATCCATGGGGTTGGAGCCACCACAGGAGGTACCAGAGCCACCTGTGATGGCACAGGAGTTGCCAGGGCTGCCTTTGGTGACAGCAGCAGTAGAGTTGCCAGAGCAGCCTGCGGTAACAGTAGCAATGGAGTTGACCGAACAACCTGTGACGACGACAGAGTTGGAGCAGCCTGTGGGGATGACAACGGTGGAACATCCTGGGCATCCTGAGGTGACAACGGCAACAGGGTTGCTGGGGCAGCCTGAGGCAACGATGGTGCTGGAGTTGCCAGGACAGCCAGTGGCAACAACAGCGCTGGAGTTGCCGGGGCAGCCTTCGGTGACTGGGGTGCCAGAGTTGCCAGGGCTGCCTTCGGCAACTAGGGCACTGGAGTTGTCGGGGCAGCCTGTGGCAACTGGGGCACTAGAGTTGCCTGGGCCGCTCATGGCAGCTGGGGCACTGGAGTTCTCGGGGCAGTCTGGGGCAGCTGGAGCACTGGAGCTTTTGGGGCAGCCTCTGGCAACAGGGGTGCTGGAGTTGCCAGGGCAGCCTGGGGCGCCAGAGTTGCCTGGGCAGCCTGTGGCAACTGTGGCGCTGGAGATCTCTGTTCAGTCTGTGGTGACAACATCGGAGCTGTCAACGATGACCGTGTCGCAGTCCCTGGAGGTGCCCTCGACGACAGCGCTGGAATCCTATAATACGGTAGCACAGGAGCTGCCTACTACATTAGTGGGGGAGACTTCTGTAACAGTAGGAGTGGATCCCTTGATGGCCCCAGAATCCCATATATTAGCTTCTAACACCATGGAGACCCATATATTAGCATCCAACACCATGGACTCCCAAATGCTAGCGTCCAACACCATGGACTCCCAGATGCTAGCGTCCAACACCATGGACTCCCAGATGTTAGCGTCTAGCACCATGGACTCCCAGATGTTAGCAACTAGCTCCATGGACTCCCAGATGTTAGCAACTAGCTCCATGGACTCCCAGATGTTAGCAACTAGCACTATGGACTCCCAGATGTTAGCAACCAGTTCCATGGACTCCCAGATGTTAGCAACCAGCTCCATGGACTCCCAGATGTTAGCAACCAGCTCCATGGACTCCCAGATGTTAGCAACCAGCTCCATGGACTCCCAGATGTTAGCAACCAGCACCATGGATTCTCAGATGTTAGCAACCAGCACCATGGACTCCCAGATGTTAGCAACTAGCTCAATGGATTCCCAGATGTTAGCATCTGGCACTATGGACTCTCAAATGTTAGCTTCTGGCACCATGGATGCTCAGATGTTAGCGTCTGGTACCATGGATGCCCAGATGTTAGCATCTAGTACCCAAGATTCTGCTATGTTGGGTTCAAAATCTCCTGATCCCTATAGGTTAGCTCAGGATCCTTACAGGTTAGCTCAGGATCCCTATAGGTTGGGCCATGACCCCTATAGATTAGGTCATGATGCTTACAGGTTAGGACAAGACCCTTATAGATTAGGCCATGATCCCTACAGACTAACTCCTGATCCCTATAGGATGTCACCTAGACCCTATAGGATAGCACCCAGGTCCTATAGAATAGCACCCAGGCCATATAGGTTAGCACCTAGACCCCTGATGTTAGCATCTAGACGTTCTATGATGATGTCCTATGCTGCAGAACGTTCCATGATGTCATCTTACGAACGCTCTATGATGTCTTATGAGCGGTCTATGATGTCCCCTATGGCTGAACGCTCTATGATGTCAGCCTACGAGCGCTCTATGATGTCAGCCTACGAGCGCTCTATGATGTCCCCTATGGCTGAGCGCTCTATGATGTCAGCTTATGAACGCTCCATGATGTCAGCTTATGAACGCTCCATGATGTCCCCAATGGCTGATCGATCTATGATGTCCATGGGTGCCGACCGGTCTATGATGTCGTCATACTCTGCTGCTGACCGGTCTATGATGTCATCGTACTCTGCAGCTGACCGATCTATGATGTCATCTTACACTGCTGATCGTTCAATGATGTCTATGGCTGCTGATTCTTACACCGATTCTTACACTGACACATATACAGAGGCATATATGGTGCCACCTTTGCCTCCTGAAGAGCCCCCAACAATGCCACCGTTGCCACCTGAGGAGCCACCAATGACACCACCATTGCCTCCTGAGGAACCACCAGAGGGTCCAGCATTGCCCACTGAGCAGTCAGCATTAACAGCTGAAAATACTTGGCCTACAGAGGTGCCATCATTACCATCTGAAGAGTCTGTATCGCAGCCTGAGCCTCCTGTGAGTCAAAGTGAGATTTCGGAGCCTTCAGCAGTGCTTACTGATTATTCAGTGTCAGCATCAGATCCCTCAGTTTTAGTATCAGAGGCTGCTGTGACTGTTCCAGAACCACCACCAGAGCCAGAATCTTCAATTACGTTAACACCTGTAGAGTCTGCAGTAGTAGCAGAAGAACATGAAGTTGTTCCAGAGAGACCAGTGACTTGTATGGTATCTGAAACTCCCGCCATGTCAGCTGAACCAACTGTGTTAGCATCAGAGCCTCCTGTTATGTCAGAGACAGCAGAAACATTTGATTCCATGAGAGCCTCAGGACATGTTGCCTCAGAAGTATCTACATCCTTGTTGGTTCCAGCAGTAACTACTCCAGTGCTGGCAGAGAGCATTCTGGAGCCGCCAGCCATGGCTGCCCCAGAGTCTTCAGCTATGGCTGTCCTGGAGTCTTCGGCTGTGACCGTCCTGGAATCTTCGACTGTGACTGTCCTGGAGTCTTCGACTGTAACTGTCCTGGAGCCTTCGGTTGTGACTGTCCCAGAGCCTCCTGTTGTGGCTGAGCCAGACTATGTTACCATTCCTGTGCCAGTTGTTTCTGCGCTGGAGCCTTCTGTGCCTGTCCTGGAACCAGCGGTGTCAGTCCTTCAACCTTCTATGATTGTTTCAGAACCATCTGTTTCTGTCCAGGAATCGACTGTGACAGTTTCAGAGCCTGCTGTCACAGTCTCAGAGCAGACTCAAGTAATACCAACTGAGGTGGCTATAGAGTCCACACCAATGATACTGGAATCTAGTATCATGTCATCACATGTTATGAAAGGAATTAATCTATCCTCTGGTGATCAAAATCTTGCTCCAGAGATTGGCATGCAGGAGATTGCATTGCATTCAGGTGAAGAGCCACATGCTGAGGAACACCTGAAAGGTGACTCTTACGAAAGTGAACATGGTATAAATATAGACCTTAATATAAATAATCATTTAATTGCTAAAGAGATGGAACATAATACAGTGTGTGCTGCTGGTACTAGTCCTGTTGGGGAAATTGGTGAAGAGAAAATTTTGCCCACCAGTGAGACTAAACAGTGCACAGTATTGGATACCTACCCTGGTGTTAGtgaagctgatgcaggagaaaCTCTATCTTCTACTGGTCCTTTTGCTCTGGAACCTGATGCAACAGGAACTAGTAAGGGTATTGAATTTATCACAGCATCTACTCTCAGTTCAGTTAATAAATATGATGTTGATTTATCTTTAACTACTCAAGATACTGAACATGACATGGTAATTTCCACCAGTCCTAGTGGTGGTAGTGAAGCTGACATTGAAGGGCCTTTGCCTGCTAAAGATATTCATCTTGATTTACCATCTAATAATAACCTTGTTAGTAAGGATACAGAAGAACCATTACCTGTAAAAGAGAGTGACCAGACATTAGCAGCTCTGCTCAGCCCTAAAGAAAGTagtggaggagaaaaagaagtaCCTCCCCCTCCTAAAGAGACACTGTCTGATTCAGGATTTTCTGCCAATATTGAGGATATTAATGAAGCAGATTTAGTGAGACCGTTACTTCCTAAGGACATGGAACGTCTTACAAGCCTTAGAGCTGGCATTGAAGGACCTTTACTTGCAAGTGATGTTGGACGTGACAGATCTGCTGCCAGCCCGGTTGTAAGTAGTATGCCAGAAAGAGCTTCAGAGTCTTCTTCAGAGGAAAAAGATGATTATGAAATTTTTGTAAAAGTTAAGGACACTcatgaaaaaagcaagaaaaataagaacCGTGATaagggggagaaagagaagaaaagagactcTTCATTAAGATCTCGAAGTAAGCGTTCCAAATCTTCCGAACACAAATCACGCAAGCGTACCAGTGAATCTCGTTCTAGGGCAAGGAAGAGATCATCTAAGTCCAAGTCTCATCGCTCTCAGACACGTTCACGGTCACGTTCAAGACgcaggaggagaagcagcagaTCAAGATCAAAGTCTAGAGGAAGAAGATCTGTATCAAAAGAGAAGCGCAAAAGATCTCCAAAGCACAGATCCAAGtctagggaaagaaaaagaaaaagatcaagcTCCAGGGATAACCGAAAGACAGTTAGAGCTCGAAGTCGAACCCCAAGTCGTCGGAGTCGGAGTCATACTCCAAGTCGTCGACGAAGGTCTAGATCTGTGGGTAGAAGAAGGAGCTTTAGCATTTCCCCAAGCCGCCGAAGCCGCACCCCCAGCCGCCGCAGCCGCACCCCCAGCCGCCGCAGCCGCACCCCCAGCCGCCGCAGCCGCACCCCCAGCCGCCGGAGCCGCACCCCTAGCCGTCGGAGCCGCACCCCTAGCCGCCGGAGAAGATCAAGGTCTGTGGTAAGAAGACGAAGCTTCAGTATCTCACCAGTCAGATTAAGGCGATCAAGAACACCCTTAAGAAGAAGGTTTAGCAGATCTCCCATCCGTCGTAAAAGATCCAGGTCTTCTGAACGAGGCAGATCACCCAAACGTCTGACAGATTTGG ATAAGGCTCAATTACTTGAAATAGCCAAAGCTAATGCAGCTGCCATGTGTGCTAAGGCTGGTGTCCCTTTACCACCAAACCTAAAGCCTGCACCTCCACCTACTATAGAAGAGAAAGTTGCTAAAAAGTCAGGAGGAGCTACTATAGAAGAACTAACTGAG aaatgtaaacagATCGCACAGAGTAAAGAAGATGATGATGTAATAGTGAATAAACCTCATGTTTCggatgaagaggaagaagaaccTCCTTTTTATCATCATCCCTTTAAACTCAGTGAACCCAAACCTATTTTTTTCAATCTGAAT attgcTGCAGCAAAACCAACTCCACCAAAAAGCCAGGTAACATTAACAAAAGAATTCCCTGTATCATCTGGATCTCAACATCGGAAAAAAGAAGCGGATAGTGTTTATGGAGAATGGGTTCCTGTGGAGAAAAATggtgaagaaaacaaagatgatGATAATGTTTTCAGCAGCAATTTGCCCTCAGAG GGCCGGGTTAAACGGCAGGGCCGGGTTAGACGACAGATGAAACAACCCGCAGCTTCTCATTTGACAGTAACTCGATGCAATTCACTTTGTGGAACCAAGCCACAAAGTGAAAAGCATCGAATTGCAGAGAACAGTGTTATCACATCCCTACCCAACATTGGGCCCTCCCTGCACTTGTGGGAAGGTAGTCCAAGGTACAACTATTTAGCTTCCCGATTTGCTTCAAGGCTCTATAGCTCTAGATTTTGGTGGTAG